A window of the Scleropages formosus chromosome 5, fSclFor1.1, whole genome shotgun sequence genome harbors these coding sequences:
- the neo1b gene encoding neogenin isoform X2 — MAKRGARLILFLLLFSFLRSSRGSRRADPGPGLSVTPFTPFWFSVEPVDTVAIRGAPVQLNCSAQSDTGSPPRVEWKKDGTFLNLASDERRQLLADGSLLITSVVHSKHNKPDEGVYQCVASIESLGIIASRTARLSVAGLPRFSGPLEPAEVRQGDSRVMSCEVNADLAPFTRWERDRQPLELDQRVVQLPNAALVVSNASASDVGQYRCVLESVGPTKASEEAELRLLSESGVERKPEFLLRPSALARVAGESALLSCVVSGYPTPQVRWLRGDSPIEDGERFDLVGGGSLQILNLTEEDAGVYSCVTDSGNETIEAQAELSIRARPRFLKAPSNIYAHESMDIIFECEVTGSPPPTVKWVKNGDAVIPSDYFKIVNEHNLQVLGLVKSDEGFYQCLAENEAGNIQASAQLVILDHDVPIPTPPSASLTTATADRVAQAPAGGRGPVPSAPRDVVASLVSTRFIKLTWRPPAEPHGDNITYSVYHRLEGAGRERVQNTSRPGELQVVIQNLMPDTRYTFRVIAHNRNGPGESSAPIVVATQPEVQVPGPAPELQAVSVSPTSVMVSWGKPLTGNGEIQTYKVYYMEKGVDGEQDVDVTGLSYTITGLKKFTNYSFRVVAYNKHGPGVSSEDIAVRTLSDVPSAPPQNLTLEVQNSRSIMVRWQPPPSDTHNGELVGYKIRYRKGARKSDATDTTVSGRLFQLIDGLERRTEYTFRVSALTVNGSGPPTDWATAETFESDLDESRVPDVPTSLHVRPLVNSIVVSWTPPENQDIVVRGYVIGYGIGSPHAQMIKVDHKQRFYTIENLDPSSYYVITLKAFNNVGEGIPVYESAITRPQSDPIDPDVDLYELFHAPYTPVPDPSPMLPPVGVQASVLSHDTIKVSWADNSLAKNQKITDSRYYTVRWKTNIPANTRFKIANTTTLNHMVTGLKPNTLYEFSVMVTRGRRSSTWSMTAHGTTFESIPSSAPKDVTVVSKEGRPRTIIVNWQPPSEANGKITGYIIYYSTDVSAEVHDWVIEPVVGNRLTHQVQDLTLDTTYYFKLQARNSKGMGPMSEAVQFRTPKASGIPAKTGRPSGAAGHGSPVGKGGVTGGGENHILVIIIIISVGVFTIVVVLVGAFFCTRRTSSHQKKKRAATKSATSSHKHKSGSKDLKPPDLWIHHERLELKPMDKSPEPNPVMTDTPIPRSSQEITPAEGTAENPIQRRNSYRGHESEESVSALVSRRGMRPKIVMPFDTQPPQPVVSAHPIHSIDNLHHHHYHHLGGPASSTRGHLHPPLRLRSLAPTPFPDRLSPAESVRNAPSTDPLPGSAQPVLPSDHPEPEGSSHGSASEESSSYHPPTAHVRPTHPLKSFAVPPVAGLNPSLEAAAPPSTQLLPQAGPPAQLKTASIGTLARTRPPVPVIVPSAPDVSETSKMLEEAESSYEKDELSEEMAHLEGLMKDLNAITTA, encoded by the exons gtcTACCGCGGTTCTCCGGGCCGCTGGAACCCGCCGAGGTGCGCCAAGGCGACAGCCGCGTGATGAGCTGCGAGGTGAATGCAGACCTGGCGCCCTTCACCCGCTGGGAGCGCGATCGCCAGCCTCTGGAGCTGGACCAGAGGGTGGTGCAGCTTCCCAACGCCGCCCTGGTGGTCAGCAATGCCTCCGCCAGCGATGTGGGCCAGTACCGTTGTGTGTTGGAGAGCGTGGGCCCTACAAAAGCGAGCGAGGAGGCCGAACTACGCCTCCTATCAG AGAGTGGCGTCGAGAGGAAGCCCGAGTTTCTCCTGCGGCCGTCGGCCTTGGCCAGGGTAGCGGGGGAGAGCGCGCTGTTGTCATGTGTGGTGTCTGGTTACCCCACACCGCAGGTGCGCTGGCTGCGCGGCGACTCTCCGATTGAAGACGG CGAGCGGTTCGATCTGGTAGGAGGCGGCAGTCTGCAGATCCTCAACCTCACCGAAGAAGATGCTGGCGTGTACAGCTGTGTGACGGATAGCGGGAACGAGACCATCGAAGCCCAGGCAGAGCTCAGCATAAGAG CTCGGCCTCGGTTTCTGAAGGCACCCTCCAATATCTACGCCCACGAGTCTATGGACATAATCTTTGAGTGCGAAGTGACGGGATCCCCGCCTCCGACTGTAAAGTGGGTGAAGAACGGAGATGCAGTCATCCCCAGTGACTACTTCAAGATTGTG AATGAGCACAACTTGCAGGTCCTGGGGCTGGTGAAGTCCGATGAGGGTTTCTATCAGTGTCTGGCTGAAAATGAAGCTGGAAACATCCAGGCCAGTGCCCAACTCGTCATTCTGGATCACG ATgtccccatccccacccccccttctgCCTCACTGACCACTGCCACTGCTGACCGTGTAGCACAAGCTCCTGCTGGCGGCCGTGGCCCCGTTCCTTCCGCCCCGCGGGACGTCGTGGCCTCGCTGGTCTCCACCCGCTTCATCAAGCTCACCTGGCGCCCTCCAGCAGAGCCACACGGCGATAACATCACCTACTCTGTGTACCATCGTCTGGAGGGTGCTGGCAG AGAGCGCGTCCAAAATACCAGCCGGCCCGGTGAGCTGCAGGTCGTCATCCAGAACCTCATGCCGGACACTAGGTACACCTTCCGTGTGATCGCGCACAACCGGAACGGCCCAGGAGAAAGCTCCGCCCCCATTGTCGTGGCAACGCAGCCCGAAG TGCAGGTCCCCGGCCCGGCGCCGGAGCTCCAGGCCGTCTCCGTCTCCCCCACCTCCGTCATGGTCAGCTGGGGAAAGCCGTTGACAGGCAACGGCGAGATCCAGACCTATAAGGTGTACTACATGGAGAAGGGTGTGGACGGAGAGCAG GATGTTGATGTTACCGGTTTGTCCTACACCATTACTGGGCTGAAGAAGTTCACCAACTACAGCTTCCGTGTGGTGGCTTACAACAAACACGGGCCAGGTGTCTCCAGCGAGGACATAGCAGTGAGGACCTTGTCTGATG TTCCCAGTGCCCCTCCGCAGAACCTCACCCTGGAGGTGCAGAATTCGAGG AGCATCATGGTCCGGTGGCAGCCCCCTCCATCCGACACCCACAACGGAGAGCTGGTGGGATACAAGATCCGTTACCGGAAAGGGGCGCGGAAAAGCGACGCGACTGATACCACAGTGAGCGGGCGGCTCTTTCAGCTCATCGACG GACTCGAGCGCAGGACGGAGTACACGTTCCGTGTGTCAGCGCTCACGGTGAACGGGTCCGGCCCTCCGACCGATTGGGCCACAGCGGAGACCTTTGAGAGCGACTTGGATG AGAGCCGTGTGCCCGACGTCCCCACCTCCCTCCATGTCCGTCCGCTGGTCAACAGCATCGTGGTGAGCTGGACGCCACCGGAGAACCAGGACATCGTGGTCAGGGGTTACGTAATTGGCTACGGAATTGGCAGCCCCCACGCCCAGATGATCAAAGTGGACCACAAACAGCGCTTCTACACCATTGAGAACCTGG ACCCAAGTTCCTACTATGTGATCACACTGAAGGCCTTCAACAACGTGGGGGAAGGGATCCCTGTATACGAGAGCGCCATCACCAGGCCGCAGTCGG ACCCCATAGACCCTGATGTTGATTTGTACGAACTCTTCCATGCTCCATACACCCCAGTACCAGACCCCAGCCCCATGCTGCCGCCTGTGGGCGTTCAGGCCTCTGTCCTGAGCCACGACACCATCAAGGTCTCCTGGGCCGACAACTCGCTGGCCAAAAACCAGAAGATCACCGACAGCCGCTACTACACGGTGCGCTGGAAGACCAACATCCCTGCCAACACCAGGTTCAAG ATTGCGAACACCACCACCCTGAACCACATGGTGACGGGACTCAAGCCTAATACCCTGTACGAGTTCTCCGTCATGGTGACCAGGGGCAGGAGGAGCAGCACCTGGAGCATGACGGCGCACGGGACAACCTTCGAGAGCA TTCCCAGTTCCGCTCCCAAGGACGTGACCGTGGTGAGCAAGGAAGGCCGACCTCGGACCATCATCGTCAACTGGCAGCCGCCATCGGAGGCCAACGGCAAAATCACAG ggtACATAATCTACTACAGCACGGACGTGAGTGCGGAGGTCCACGACTGGGTGATCGAACCCGTGGTGGGCAACCGGCTCACCCATCAAGTACAGGATCTGACCCTGGACACCACTTACTACTTCAAGCTCCAAGCCCGCAACTCCAAGGGCATGGGCCCCATGTCTGAGGCGGTGCAGTTCCGTACCCCCAAAG CATCTGGCATTCCGGCGAAGACCGGAAGGCCCTCTGGTGCAGCTGGCCACGGATCTCCAGTCG GCAAAGGGGGCGTGACTGGCGGCGGCGAGAACCACATCCTGGTTATCATCATAATCATTTCCGTCGGGGTCTTCACCATCGTCGTGGTCCTGGTGGGGGCCTTCTTCTGCACACGGCGCACCAGCTCCCACCAGAAGAA GAAGCGCGCAGCCACCAAGTCTGCCACCAGCTCCCACAAACACAAGAGCGGCTCCAAGGACCTGAAACCACCGGACCTGTGGATCCACCACGAGCGGCTGGAGCTGAAGCCCATGGATAAGTCCCCCGAGCCCAACCCGGTGATGACCGACACTCCCATTCCCCGCTCCTCTCAAGAAATCACGCCTGCCGAGGGCACTGCCGAGAACCCCATCCAGAGGCGCAACTCGTACCGCG GCCACGAGTCGGAGGAGAGCGTGTCCGCACTGGTGAGCCGTCGAGGGATGAGGCCCAAGATAGTGATGCCCTTTGATACGCAGCCGCCGCAGC CGGTGGTTAGCGCTCACCCCATCCATTCCATCGATAACCTTCATCACCACCATTACCACCATCTGGGCGGCCCGGCTTCATCCACACGTGGCCACCTCCACCCCCCGCTCCGGCTGCGCTCACttgcccccacccccttcccagACAGGCTCAGCCCCGCAG AATCCGTGAGGAACGCCCCCAGCACAGACCCCCTGCCGGGTTCAGCCCAGCCCGTGCTCCCATCAGACCACCCGGAACCTGAGGGCAGCTCCCATGGCTCCGCCTCCGAGGAGTCGTCCAGCTACCACCCCCCCACCGCTCACGTCCGCCCGACGCACCCTCTCAAGAGCTTCGCCGTTCCCCCTGTGGCGGGACTTAACCCCTCCCTGGAGGCGGCGGCCCCCCCCAGCACACAGCTGCTCCCGCAGGCAG GACCCCCCGCCCAGCTGAAGACTGCCTCCATCGGCACGCTGGCTCGCACGCGCCCCCCCGTGCCCGTCATCGTGCCCAGCGCCCCCGACGTGAGCGAGaccagcaagatgctggaggagGCCGAGAGC AGCTATGAGAAGGACGAGTTATCGGAGGAGATGGCTCACCTGGAGGGGCTGATGAAGGACCTGAACGCCATCACCACCGCCTGA
- the neo1b gene encoding neogenin isoform X3 has protein sequence MAKRGARLILFLLLFSFLRSSRGSRRADPGPGLSVTPFTPFWFSVEPVDTVAIRGAPVQLNCSAQSDTGSPPRVEWKKDGTFLNLASDERRQLLADGSLLITSVVHSKHNKPDEGVYQCVASIESLGIIASRTARLSVAGLPRFSGPLEPAEVRQGDSRVMSCEVNADLAPFTRWERDRQPLELDQRVVQLPNAALVVSNASASDVGQYRCVLESVGPTKASEEAELRLLSESGVERKPEFLLRPSALARVAGESALLSCVVSGYPTPQVRWLRGDSPIEDGERFDLVGGGSLQILNLTEEDAGVYSCVTDSGNETIEAQAELSIRARPRFLKAPSNIYAHESMDIIFECEVTGSPPPTVKWVKNGDAVIPSDYFKIVNEHNLQVLGLVKSDEGFYQCLAENEAGNIQASAQLVILDHDVPIPTPPSASLTTATADRVAQAPAGGRGPVPSAPRDVVASLVSTRFIKLTWRPPAEPHGDNITYSVYHRLEGAGRERVQNTSRPGELQVVIQNLMPDTRYTFRVIAHNRNGPGESSAPIVVATQPEVQVPGPAPELQAVSVSPTSVMVSWGKPLTGNGEIQTYKVYYMEKGVDGEQDVDVTGLSYTITGLKKFTNYSFRVVAYNKHGPGVSSEDIAVRTLSDVPSAPPQNLTLEVQNSRSIMVRWQPPPSDTHNGELVGYKIRYRKGARKSDATDTTVSGRLFQLIDGLERRTEYTFRVSALTVNGSGPPTDWATAETFESDLDESRVPDVPTSLHVRPLVNSIVVSWTPPENQDIVVRGYVIGYGIGSPHAQMIKVDHKQRFYTIENLDPSSYYVITLKAFNNVGEGIPVYESAITRPQSDPIDPDVDLYELFHAPYTPVPDPSPMLPPVGVQASVLSHDTIKVSWADNSLAKNQKITDSRYYTVRWKTNIPANTRFKIANTTTLNHMVTGLKPNTLYEFSVMVTRGRRSSTWSMTAHGTTFESIPSSAPKDVTVVSKEGRPRTIIVNWQPPSEANGKITGYIIYYSTDVSAEVHDWVIEPVVGNRLTHQVQDLTLDTTYYFKLQARNSKGMGPMSEAVQFRTPKGKGGVTGGGENHILVIIIIISVGVFTIVVVLVGAFFCTRRTSSHQKKKRAATKSATSSHKHKSGSKDLKPPDLWIHHERLELKPMDKSPEPNPVMTDTPIPRSSQEITPAEGTAENPIQRRNSYRGHESEESVSALVSRRGMRPKIVMPFDTQPPQPVVSAHPIHSIDNLHHHHYHHLGGPASSTRGHLHPPLRLRSLAPTPFPDRLSPAESVRNAPSTDPLPGSAQPVLPSDHPEPEGSSHGSASEESSSYHPPTAHVRPTHPLKSFAVPPVAGLNPSLEAAAPPSTQLLPQAGPPAQLKTASIGTLARTRPPVPVIVPSAPDVSETSKMLEEAESSYEKDELSEEMAHLEGLMKDLNAITTA, from the exons gtcTACCGCGGTTCTCCGGGCCGCTGGAACCCGCCGAGGTGCGCCAAGGCGACAGCCGCGTGATGAGCTGCGAGGTGAATGCAGACCTGGCGCCCTTCACCCGCTGGGAGCGCGATCGCCAGCCTCTGGAGCTGGACCAGAGGGTGGTGCAGCTTCCCAACGCCGCCCTGGTGGTCAGCAATGCCTCCGCCAGCGATGTGGGCCAGTACCGTTGTGTGTTGGAGAGCGTGGGCCCTACAAAAGCGAGCGAGGAGGCCGAACTACGCCTCCTATCAG AGAGTGGCGTCGAGAGGAAGCCCGAGTTTCTCCTGCGGCCGTCGGCCTTGGCCAGGGTAGCGGGGGAGAGCGCGCTGTTGTCATGTGTGGTGTCTGGTTACCCCACACCGCAGGTGCGCTGGCTGCGCGGCGACTCTCCGATTGAAGACGG CGAGCGGTTCGATCTGGTAGGAGGCGGCAGTCTGCAGATCCTCAACCTCACCGAAGAAGATGCTGGCGTGTACAGCTGTGTGACGGATAGCGGGAACGAGACCATCGAAGCCCAGGCAGAGCTCAGCATAAGAG CTCGGCCTCGGTTTCTGAAGGCACCCTCCAATATCTACGCCCACGAGTCTATGGACATAATCTTTGAGTGCGAAGTGACGGGATCCCCGCCTCCGACTGTAAAGTGGGTGAAGAACGGAGATGCAGTCATCCCCAGTGACTACTTCAAGATTGTG AATGAGCACAACTTGCAGGTCCTGGGGCTGGTGAAGTCCGATGAGGGTTTCTATCAGTGTCTGGCTGAAAATGAAGCTGGAAACATCCAGGCCAGTGCCCAACTCGTCATTCTGGATCACG ATgtccccatccccacccccccttctgCCTCACTGACCACTGCCACTGCTGACCGTGTAGCACAAGCTCCTGCTGGCGGCCGTGGCCCCGTTCCTTCCGCCCCGCGGGACGTCGTGGCCTCGCTGGTCTCCACCCGCTTCATCAAGCTCACCTGGCGCCCTCCAGCAGAGCCACACGGCGATAACATCACCTACTCTGTGTACCATCGTCTGGAGGGTGCTGGCAG AGAGCGCGTCCAAAATACCAGCCGGCCCGGTGAGCTGCAGGTCGTCATCCAGAACCTCATGCCGGACACTAGGTACACCTTCCGTGTGATCGCGCACAACCGGAACGGCCCAGGAGAAAGCTCCGCCCCCATTGTCGTGGCAACGCAGCCCGAAG TGCAGGTCCCCGGCCCGGCGCCGGAGCTCCAGGCCGTCTCCGTCTCCCCCACCTCCGTCATGGTCAGCTGGGGAAAGCCGTTGACAGGCAACGGCGAGATCCAGACCTATAAGGTGTACTACATGGAGAAGGGTGTGGACGGAGAGCAG GATGTTGATGTTACCGGTTTGTCCTACACCATTACTGGGCTGAAGAAGTTCACCAACTACAGCTTCCGTGTGGTGGCTTACAACAAACACGGGCCAGGTGTCTCCAGCGAGGACATAGCAGTGAGGACCTTGTCTGATG TTCCCAGTGCCCCTCCGCAGAACCTCACCCTGGAGGTGCAGAATTCGAGG AGCATCATGGTCCGGTGGCAGCCCCCTCCATCCGACACCCACAACGGAGAGCTGGTGGGATACAAGATCCGTTACCGGAAAGGGGCGCGGAAAAGCGACGCGACTGATACCACAGTGAGCGGGCGGCTCTTTCAGCTCATCGACG GACTCGAGCGCAGGACGGAGTACACGTTCCGTGTGTCAGCGCTCACGGTGAACGGGTCCGGCCCTCCGACCGATTGGGCCACAGCGGAGACCTTTGAGAGCGACTTGGATG AGAGCCGTGTGCCCGACGTCCCCACCTCCCTCCATGTCCGTCCGCTGGTCAACAGCATCGTGGTGAGCTGGACGCCACCGGAGAACCAGGACATCGTGGTCAGGGGTTACGTAATTGGCTACGGAATTGGCAGCCCCCACGCCCAGATGATCAAAGTGGACCACAAACAGCGCTTCTACACCATTGAGAACCTGG ACCCAAGTTCCTACTATGTGATCACACTGAAGGCCTTCAACAACGTGGGGGAAGGGATCCCTGTATACGAGAGCGCCATCACCAGGCCGCAGTCGG ACCCCATAGACCCTGATGTTGATTTGTACGAACTCTTCCATGCTCCATACACCCCAGTACCAGACCCCAGCCCCATGCTGCCGCCTGTGGGCGTTCAGGCCTCTGTCCTGAGCCACGACACCATCAAGGTCTCCTGGGCCGACAACTCGCTGGCCAAAAACCAGAAGATCACCGACAGCCGCTACTACACGGTGCGCTGGAAGACCAACATCCCTGCCAACACCAGGTTCAAG ATTGCGAACACCACCACCCTGAACCACATGGTGACGGGACTCAAGCCTAATACCCTGTACGAGTTCTCCGTCATGGTGACCAGGGGCAGGAGGAGCAGCACCTGGAGCATGACGGCGCACGGGACAACCTTCGAGAGCA TTCCCAGTTCCGCTCCCAAGGACGTGACCGTGGTGAGCAAGGAAGGCCGACCTCGGACCATCATCGTCAACTGGCAGCCGCCATCGGAGGCCAACGGCAAAATCACAG ggtACATAATCTACTACAGCACGGACGTGAGTGCGGAGGTCCACGACTGGGTGATCGAACCCGTGGTGGGCAACCGGCTCACCCATCAAGTACAGGATCTGACCCTGGACACCACTTACTACTTCAAGCTCCAAGCCCGCAACTCCAAGGGCATGGGCCCCATGTCTGAGGCGGTGCAGTTCCGTACCCCCAAAG GCAAAGGGGGCGTGACTGGCGGCGGCGAGAACCACATCCTGGTTATCATCATAATCATTTCCGTCGGGGTCTTCACCATCGTCGTGGTCCTGGTGGGGGCCTTCTTCTGCACACGGCGCACCAGCTCCCACCAGAAGAA GAAGCGCGCAGCCACCAAGTCTGCCACCAGCTCCCACAAACACAAGAGCGGCTCCAAGGACCTGAAACCACCGGACCTGTGGATCCACCACGAGCGGCTGGAGCTGAAGCCCATGGATAAGTCCCCCGAGCCCAACCCGGTGATGACCGACACTCCCATTCCCCGCTCCTCTCAAGAAATCACGCCTGCCGAGGGCACTGCCGAGAACCCCATCCAGAGGCGCAACTCGTACCGCG GCCACGAGTCGGAGGAGAGCGTGTCCGCACTGGTGAGCCGTCGAGGGATGAGGCCCAAGATAGTGATGCCCTTTGATACGCAGCCGCCGCAGC CGGTGGTTAGCGCTCACCCCATCCATTCCATCGATAACCTTCATCACCACCATTACCACCATCTGGGCGGCCCGGCTTCATCCACACGTGGCCACCTCCACCCCCCGCTCCGGCTGCGCTCACttgcccccacccccttcccagACAGGCTCAGCCCCGCAG AATCCGTGAGGAACGCCCCCAGCACAGACCCCCTGCCGGGTTCAGCCCAGCCCGTGCTCCCATCAGACCACCCGGAACCTGAGGGCAGCTCCCATGGCTCCGCCTCCGAGGAGTCGTCCAGCTACCACCCCCCCACCGCTCACGTCCGCCCGACGCACCCTCTCAAGAGCTTCGCCGTTCCCCCTGTGGCGGGACTTAACCCCTCCCTGGAGGCGGCGGCCCCCCCCAGCACACAGCTGCTCCCGCAGGCAG GACCCCCCGCCCAGCTGAAGACTGCCTCCATCGGCACGCTGGCTCGCACGCGCCCCCCCGTGCCCGTCATCGTGCCCAGCGCCCCCGACGTGAGCGAGaccagcaagatgctggaggagGCCGAGAGC AGCTATGAGAAGGACGAGTTATCGGAGGAGATGGCTCACCTGGAGGGGCTGATGAAGGACCTGAACGCCATCACCACCGCCTGA